One stretch of Mangifera indica cultivar Alphonso chromosome 9, CATAS_Mindica_2.1, whole genome shotgun sequence DNA includes these proteins:
- the LOC123226116 gene encoding serine/threonine-protein kinase GRIK2-like, whose amino-acid sequence MFNKRYHSWARALGCCGCFGFSKRKPKQSLRPISRLNYRISQELLLDDEIDDEADSFFNGEDTNTAHGDDGELQNCGKHSEEILRLREQNGLVCRQYPVKETNKLIRSEDENGTKMINEYVHECKIGAGSYGKVVLYRSSIDGKHYAIKAFHKSHLLKLRVGPSETAMTDVLREVLIMKMLDHPNIVNLIEVINDPNSDQFYMVLEYVEGKWDCGGSAPPGALEEDIARKYLRDVVSGLMYLHDHNVVHGDIKPDNLLVTRAGTVKIGDFSVSQVFEDDNDELRRSPGTPVFTAPECCLGLSYHGKAADTWALGVTLYYMVLGRYPFLGETLQDTYDKIVNNSLELPNEINPQLRNLLEGLLCKDPTQRLILKDVAQHTWVIGEEGPIPEYLCWCKRNTLQRDSIALHSN is encoded by the exons ATGTTTAATAAGCGCTACCACTCTTGGGCAAGAGCTCTGGGTTGTTGTGGTTGTTTTGGGTTTTCGAAAAGGAAGCCTAAACAATCACTGAGGCCCATTTCTAGGTTGAATTATCGAATTTCACAGGAGCTTTTGTTAGATGATGAAATAGACGATGAGGCTGATAGTTTTTTTAATGGTGAGGATACCAATACAGCACATGGAGATGATGGTGAGTTGCAGAACTGTGGCAAACACTCTGAAGAAATTTTGAGGTTAAGAGAACAGAATGGACTGGTATGCAGGCAATATCCTGTCAAGGAAACAAACAAACTTATTCGATCAGAG GATGAAAATGGGACTAAGATGATCAATGAGTATGTGCATGAGTGCAAGATTGGTGCTGGTAGCTATGGTAAAGTG GTTCTGTACAGAAGCTCTATTGATGGGAAACATTATGCAATTAAG GCCTTTCATAAATCTCATTTGTTAAAGCTGCGTGTTGGTCCTTCAGAAACTGCTATGACTGATGTTCTTCGTGAG GTtctaattatgaaaatgttgGACCATCCAAATATAGTCAATCTCATTGAGGTGATTAATGACCCAAACTCAGATCAGTTCTACATGg TTCTTGAATATGTGGAAGGCAAATGGGATTGTGGTGGTTCTGCTCCACCTGGGGCCCTTGAAGAAGATATTGCCAGAAAGTACTTGCGGGATGTAGTGTCTGGGCTGATGTACCTTCATGATCAT AATGTTGTGCATGGGGATATAAAACCTGATAATCTGTTAGTTACACGTGCTGGTACGGTGAAGATTGGAGATTTTAGTGTGAGCCAGGTTTTTGAG GATGATAATGATGAGCTTCGCCGTTCTCCTGGGACTCCTGTTTTTACTGCCCCTGAATGCTGTCTGG GCCTGTCTTATCATGGGAAAGCTGCTGACACATGGGCTCTGGGAGTTACTTTATACTACATGGTACTGGGACGATATCCGTTTCTTGGTGAAACACTGCAGGATACATATGACAAG ATTGTTAATAACTCGCTGGAACTTCCGAATGAAATTAACCCACAGCTGAGAAACTTACTGGAAGGGCTTCTTTGCAAAG ATCCAACTCAGCGATTGATTCTAAAGGATGTAGCTCAGCACACTTGGGTTATTGGGGAAGAAGGTCCAATCCCCGAATATTTATGCTGGTGCAAGCGGAATACCCTGCAGAGGGATAGCATTGCGCTGCATTCTAACTGA
- the LOC123226053 gene encoding probable pyridoxal 5'-phosphate synthase subunit PDX2, with protein MVVGVLALQGSFNEHIAALRKLGVKGVEIRKPEQLQNVSSLIIPGGESTTMAKLAEYHNLFPALREFVKMGKPVWGTCAGLIFLANKAVGQKIGGQDLIGGLDCTVHRNFFGSQIQSFEAELLVPELASKEGGPETFRGIFIRAPAVLEVGPEVEVLVDYSVPSNKVLYSSSTVEIQEENVMPDTKVIVAVKQGNLLATAFHPELTADTRWHSYFLKMGSELGEASSSNIVAVGGEGQSSNLQSKADLPIIL; from the exons ATGGTAGTTGGCGTTCTCGCTTTACAGGGCTCTTTTAACGAACACATTGCAG CTCTTAGGAAGCTAGGAGTGAAGGGGGTGGAAATTAGGAAGCCGGAGCAGCTTCAGAATGTGAGCTCTCTTATCATTCCCGGTGGTGAAAGCACCACCATGGCCAAGCTCGCCGAGTACCATAACCTG TTTCCTGCCTTGCGTGAGTTTGTTAAAATGGGAAAGCCTGTGTGGGGGACCTGCGCAGGTCTTATCTTCTTGGCAAACAAAGCTGTTG GGCAGAAAATAGGAGGACAAGATCTAATTGGTGGGCTTGATTGCACTGTTCATAGAAATTTCTTTGGTAGTCag ATTCAAAGCTTTGAGGCTGAGCTTTTAGTGCCAGAGCTTGCTTCTAAGGAAGGTGGTCCTGAGACATTTCGTGGAATTTTCATTCGTGCTCCTGCAGTCCTTGAAGTGGGACCAGAAGTTGAAGTTCTGGTTGATTATTCTGTACCGTCTAACAAGGTGTTATATTCAAGTTCTACCGTTGAAATTCAAGAG GAGAATGTTATGCCCGACACGAAAGTGATTGTTGCTGTAAAACAAGGGAATTTGCTAGCGACTGCTTTCCATCCTGAATTGACTGCAGATACTCGATG GCATAGTTACTTCTTGAAGATGGGGAGTGAGCTTGGAGAAGCGTCTTCTAGTAACATTGTTGCAGTTGGAGGAGAGGGTCAGAGTTCCAACCTTCAATCAAAAGCTGATCTTCCTATAATTCTATAG
- the LOC123226417 gene encoding dehydrodolichyl diphosphate synthase 6 produces METQTGADRNQLFKRFSIFLRKCMFKVLSVGAIPDHIAFILDGNRRYAKKHNLIELGEGYQAGFLALLSMLKYCSELGVKYVTIFAFSIDNYKRKPSEVQYIMDLMLEKIEMLLLEESIVHQYNIRVHFIGNMGLLNEAIRVAAEKVMRATAKNTRTIILVCLAYTSSNEITHAVEESCLDKSTGQAEALKLSTEEHENIQEMAVIKLADVEKHMYMDVAPDPDILIRTARENRLSNFLLWQSSNSLLYSPAALWPEISLWHLVWAVLNFQRCHSYLQKKKKQP; encoded by the coding sequence ATGGAGACACAAACTGGTGCCGATAGAAATCAGCTGTTCAAGAGATTCAGTATTTTTCTGAGAAAATGCATGTTTAAAGTGCTCTCTGTGGGTGCCATTCCCGATCACATTGCATTTATCTTGGATGGCAACCGAAGATATGCCAAGAAGCACAATCTGATAGAGCTAGGGGAAGGCTACCAGGCTGGCTTTTTGGCTCTCTTATCTATGCTCAAATATTGCTCTGAATTGGGAGTGAAATACGTCACAATTTTCGCTTTCAGCATTGACAATTATAAGAGAAAGCCCAGTGAGGTTCAGTATATCATGGATCTAATGCTGGAAAAGATTGAGATGTTGCTTCTGGAAGAAAGTATTGTTCACCAATACAATATCAGAGTTCATTTTATAGGTAACATGGGGCTCCTGAATGAGGCCATCAGGGTTGCAGCTGAGAAGGTGATGAGAGCTACCGCCAAGAACACCAGGACCATCATTCTAGTTTGTTTGGCCTATACTTCCAGCAACGAGATCACTCATGCTGTTGAAGAATCTTGCCTTGATAAATCGACGGGCCAGGCTGAAGCATTGAAGCTAAGTACTGAAGAGCATGAAAATATACAGGAGATGGCTGTTATTAAACTGGCAGATGTTGAGAAGCATATGTATATGGATGTAGCGCCTGACCCTGACATCCTTATTCGAACTGCCCGTGAGAACCGCCTGAGCAATTTCCTTCTCTGGCAGAGTAGCAACAGCCTTCTGTATTCCCCAGCTGCACTGTGGCCGGAGATTAGTTTGTGGCACTTGGTTTGGGCGGTACTAAACTTCCAACGATGCCACTCTTACttacaaaagaagaaaaagcaaCCTTAG
- the LOC123226497 gene encoding fasciclin-like arabinogalactan protein 12, protein MTMKQSFFSLSLLLLFVLHCISTQAQPAAAPAAPTPPSAPAIAPTPPSPMTPIVTINPPPIGAPIPSGPTNVIKILEKAGRFTLLIRLLKSTTVINQIEHQINSTNGRLTLFAPTDGAFSSLSSGTLNSLTDPQKESLIQFHVISSYISLPQFQTVSNPLRTNAGDNSRYRYQLNATAYPNSVNISTGLTNTSVSAIVYSDGQLAIYQVDKVLLPWEIFGAKPPAAALAPAPEKPKKEKPAAVAYSPDDGKTDAADVSGAMSLRMNMQNVVLFGVAIVAPLINFS, encoded by the coding sequence ATGACAATGAAGcaatcttttttctctttatcacTTCTCCTTCTGTTTGTCCTTCATTGCATCTCAACCCAAGCTCAGCCGGCTGCTGCTCCAGCTGCACCAACTCCACCAAGCGCCCCAGCCATAGCTCCAACTCCACCCAGTCCAATGACCCCAATCGTAACCATTAATCCACCCCCTATTGGAGCTCCAATTCCATCTGGCCCTACTAACGTCATCAAAATCCTTGAAAAGGCAGGCCGCTTTACTCTCCTAATTCGCCTTTTAAAATCCACCACTGTCATTAACCAAATCGAGCATCAGATCAACAGCACAAATGGTCGCCTCACCCTCTTTGCACCAACCGATGGTGCATTTTCTAGTCTCAGTTCAGGCACTCTCAACTCCCTCACCGATCCACAGAAGGAGTCGTTGATTCAATTTCATGtaatttcttcatatatttcgTTACCACAGTTTCAAACAGTGAGTAATCCATTGAGAACAAATGCGGGGGATAATAGTAGATACAGATACCAGCTCAATGCGACCGCTTATCCCAATTCAGTGAATATATCAACAGGCCTCACTAACACTAGTGTGTCTGCAATCGTATATTCTGATGGCCAGCTTGCCATTTATCAAGTCGATAAGGTGCTTCTTCCTTGGGAAATTTTTGGAGCTAAGCCTCCAGCAGCCGCTCTGGCACCGGCACCTGAAAAGCCTAAGAAGGAAAAGCCTGCGGCCGTTGCATATAGTCCTGATGACGGTAAAACAGATGCGGCCGATGTCTCTGGCGCGATGAGTCTCAGAATGAACATGCAAAATGTGGTATTGTTTGGGGTTGCTATCGTTGCACCATTAATCAATTTTTCGTAA
- the LOC123226052 gene encoding beta-galactosidase 8-like, translated as MLNMRGKEILVVLCWLLGVIATMSFGVDVTYDHRAVVIDGKRRVLISGSIHYPRSTPEMWPDLIQKSKDGGLDVIETYVFWDLHEPVQYQYNFEGRYDLVKFVKLVAEAGLYVHLRIGPYVCAEWNYGGFPLWLHFIPGIELRTDNEPFKAEMQRFTTKIVDLMKQENLYASQGGPIILSQIENEYGNIDAAYGPAAKSYIEWAASMAVSQNTGVPWVMCQQSDAPDPMINTCNGFYCDQFTPNSDKKPKMWTEDWTGWFLSFGGAVPYRPVEDIAFAVARFFQRGGTFQNYYMYHGGTNFGRTSGGPFIATSYDYDAPLDEYGQLRQPKWGHLKDLHKAIKLCEPAMVATDPNITSLGQNLEAAVYNSGSACAAFLANIDTTSDITVNFNGNSYLLPAWSVSILPDCKNVVLNTAKINSVTLVPSFTRQSLKALSEWNYINEPVGISKDAFTVAGLLEQINTTADKSDYLWYSLSAVFEANETFFRDGSKTVLHVESLGHGLRAFVNGKLAGSGIGSSGNAKVSVEMPVELVPGRNTIDLLSFTVGLQNYGAFYDKTGAGITGPVQIKGLKNGTTIDLSSKQWTYQTGLQGEALNLPSGNSPQWVSNSTLPKNQPLIWYK; from the exons ATGCTTAATATGAGAGGTAAAGAGATTCTAGTGGTCTTGTGCTGGTTGTTGGGAGTCATTGCAACGATGTCGTTTGGTGTTGATGTAACGTACGATCATCGAGCGGTGGTGATTGATGGCAAGCGTAGGGTCctcatctccggctccattcaTTACCCTCGCAGCACTCCTGAG ATGTGGCCGGACCTTATACAGAAATCAAAGGATGGAGGATTGGACGTCATCGAGACATATGTTTTTTGGGACTTACATGAACCAGTTCAATACCAG TATAATTTCGAAGGAAGATATGATTTAGTTAAGTTCGTGAAGTTGGTAGCAGAAGCTGGTCTTTATGTTCATCTGCGCATAGGTCCATATGTCTGTGCTGAATGGAACTATGG AGGATTTCCTCTTTGGTTGCATTTTATACCAGGAATTGAGCTTCGAACTGATAACGAACCATTCAAG GCTGAAATGCAGCGATTTACCACCAAAATTGTGGATCTGATGAAACAGGAGAACCTTTATGCCTCACAAGGAGGACCCATCATTTTATCACAG ATTGAAAATGAGTATGGAAACATTGACGCGGCCTATGGGCCTGCTGCAAAGTCCTATAtcgaatgggcagcaagtatgGCTGTATCTCAGAATACAGGAGTACCCTGGGTCATGTGCCAGCAGTCAGATGCTCCTGATCCAATG ATAAACACTTGCAATGGGTTCTACTGTGACCAATTCACCCCAAATTCTGACAAGAAACCCAAAATGTGGACAGAGGATTGGACCGGTTG GTTTCTTTCCTTTGGCGGTGCTGTACCTTACAGACCTGTGGAAGACATTGCATTTGCAGTGGCGCGTTTCTTTCAGCGAGGTGGAACTTTCCAAAATTACTACATG TACCATGGCGGAACTAATTTTGGTAGGACATCTGGTGGTCCCTTTATTGCAACAAGTTATGATTATGACGCTCCCCTTGATGAATATG GGCAACTTAGACAACCCAAATGGGGCCACCTGAAAGACCTGCATAAGGCCATCAAGCTATGTGAACCAGCAATGGTGGCCACTGATCCAAACATTACATCCCTAGGTCAAAATTTGGAG GCAGCTGTATATAATTCAGGATCAGCGTGTGCTGCCTTTCTTGCAAACATAGATACGACATCAGACATAACTGTAAATTTCAATGGCAATTCTTATCTGTTGCCTGCATGGTCTGTGAGCATTCTACCAGACTGCAAGAATGTAGTTCTGAATACTGCAAAG ATAAATTCTGTGACTCTGGTTCCAAGCTTCACGCGTCAATCTCTGAAAGCTTTGTCAGAGTGGAATTATATAAATGAACCTGTAGGCATATCAAAGGATGCGTTTACAGTCGCCGGATTATTAGAACAAATAAACACCACAGCTGACAAAAGTGACTACTTATGGTACTCATTAAG CGCTGTCTTCGAAGCCAATGAGACTTTCTTTCGAGATGGATCTAAAACTGTTCTTCATGTGGAATCACTCGGTCATGGCCTTCGTGCTTTCGTAAATGGGAAGTTGGCAG GGAGTGGAATAGGCAGCAGTGGCAATGCTAAGGTGTCAGTGGAGATGCCTGTTGAACTTGTACCTGGGAGGAACACAATAGATCTCCTCAGTTTTACTGTTGGACTTCAG AACTATGGAGCTTTCTACGACAAAACAGGGGCAGGGATCACTGGTCCTGTGCAGAtaaaaggtttgaaaaatggAACTACTATTGATCTTTCGTCGAAGCAGTGGACATATCAG ACTGGACTACAAGGAGAAGCATTAAATCTGCCTAGTGGAAATTCTCCACAGTGGGTTTCAAATTCTACCTTGCCCAAGAATCAGCCCTTGATATGGTACAAG TAG
- the LOC123225344 gene encoding fasciclin-like arabinogalactan protein 12, producing MMMKQSFFPLSLLLLFLLHCTSTQAQPAAAPAAPTPPSAPTIAPTPPSPMTPIVTINPPPIGAPIPSGPTNVIKILEKAGRFTLLIRLLKSTTVINQIEHQINSTNGRLTLFAPTDGAFSSLSSGTLNSLTDPQKESLIQFHVISSYISLPQFQTVSNPLRTNAGDNSRYRYQLNATAYPNSVNISTGLTNTSVSAVVYSDGQLAIYQVDKVLLPWDIFGAKPPPATAPAPAPGPEKPKKVKPAAVAYSPDDSKTDAADVSGAISLTMNVQNVVLFGAAIVALLINFS from the coding sequence atgatgatgaagcaaTCTTTCTTCCCTTTATCACTTCTCCTCCTGTTTCTCCTTCATTGCACCTCAACCCAAGCCCAGCCGGCTGCTGCTCCAGCTGCACCAACTCCACCAAGCGCCCCAACAATAGCTCCAACTCCACCCAGTCCAATGACCCCAATCGTAACCATTAATCCACCCCCTATTGGAGCTCCAATTCCATCTGGCCCTACTAACGTCATAAAAATCCTTGAAAAGGCAGGCCGCTTTACTCTCCTAATTCGCCTTTTAAAATCCACCACTGTCATTAACCAAATCGAGCATCAGATTAACAGCACAAATGGTCGGCTCACCCTCTTTGCACCAACCGATGGTGCATTTTCTAGTCTCAGTTCAGGCACTCTCAACTCCCTCACCGATCCACAGAAGGAGTCGTTGATTCAATTTCATGTAATCTCTTCATATATTTCGTTACCACAGTTTCAAACAGTGAGTAATCCACTGAGAACAAATGCGGGAGATAATAGTAGATATAGATATCAGCTTAATGCGACCGCTTATCCCAATTCAGTGAATATATCAACAGGCCTCACTAACACTAGTGTGTCTGCGGTTGTATATTCTGATGGCCAGCTTGCCATTTATCAAGTTGATAAGGTGCTTCTTCCTTGGGACATTTTTGGAGCTAAGCCTCCTCCAGCAACCGCTCCCGCTCCCGCTCCGGGACCTGAAAAGCCTAAGAAGGTGAAGCCTGCGGCTGTTGCATATAGTCCTGATGATAGTAAAACAGATGCCGCCGATGTCTCTGGCGCTATAAGTCTCACAATGAACGTGCAAAATGTGGTATTGTTCGGGGCTGCTATCGTTGCACTATTGatcaatttttcttaa
- the LOC123226534 gene encoding fasciclin-like arabinogalactan protein 12, protein MMMQQSLFSYSLILLFLLHCTTTLAQPAAAPAVPAGPTAAPPPGPVVKLTPPPIGAPIPSGPTNVSRILEQAGRFTFLIRLLKTTTVIDQIEQQLNSTNGRLTLFAPTDAAFSSLSSGTLNSLTDPQKESLIQFHVLSSYISQSQFQTASNPLRTNAGDNSRYKYQLNATAYSNSINVSTGITNTSVSAVIYSDGQVAIYQVEKVLLPWEIFGSKPPATSPAPAPSAPAPAPAPALAPSAGKPKKVKPGSVALSPVDDDTTEVDASGAVSLMTVQHVVFFLAAMIAPIIFL, encoded by the coding sequence ATGATGATGCAACAATCTTTATTCTCTTATTCACTTATCCTCCTCTTTCTCCTCCATTGCACCACAACTCTAGCCCAGCCAGCCGCTGCACCGGCTGTACCAGCTGGCCCTACTGCAGCTCCTCCACCGGGTCCAGTCGTAAAACTAACCCCACCACCTATTGGAGCTCCAATTCCTTCTGGACCCACCAATGTCAGCAGAATCCTTGAACAGGCAGGCCGCTTCACTTTCTTAATTCGCCTACTAAAGACCACCACAGTCATTGACCAAATCGAGCAACAACTCAACAGCACAAACGGTCGCTTGACCCTCTTTGCGCCTACTGATGCTGCGTTTTCCAGTCTCAGTTCAGGCACTCTCAACTCCCTAACGGATCCACAGAAAGAATCACTCATTCAGTTTCATGTACTCTCCTCATATATATCGCAATCACAATTCCAAACTGCAAGTAATCCATTAAGAACAAACGCGGGAGACAACAGTAGATACAAATATCAGCTTAATGCCACCGCTTACTCAAATTCAATCAATGTATCAACAGGTATCACTAACACTAGCGTGTCTGCAGTGATATATTCCGATGGGCAGGTGGCTATTTATCAAGTGGAGAAGGTGCTGCTTCCGTGGGAAATTTTTGGCTCTAAACCTCCAGCAACATCTCCTGCACCGGCGCCCAGTGCACCGGCACCGGCACCGGCACCGGCACTGGCACCCTCAGCTGGAAAACCTAAGAAGGTGAAGCCTGGCTCCGTTGCACTTAGTCCTGTTGATGATGATACTACTGAAGTGGATGCCTCTGGTGCAGTGAGCCTCATGACCGTGCAACATGTGGTATTCTTTTTGGCTGCTATGATTGCaccaatcatttttttatag